The Mugil cephalus isolate CIBA_MC_2020 chromosome 11, CIBA_Mcephalus_1.1, whole genome shotgun sequence genome includes a window with the following:
- the nsmce2 gene encoding E3 SUMO-protein ligase NSE2, translating to MSLTAVNGPLSSLKSCRVDIGTGMDIVTDVAMDLAEAQGADEELNPGIKEMEAMILECARLDREINHFVDVVERVTAEVTSQQPEAMFSLSDNVKQQFTERLARLSDAELHKHQKVVTFKENIKNSLMQANKESTENMEELDEDIAVTQSQVNFSCPLTQMEMVNPVKNKKCNHHYDEEAILGLIKKRQSQKKKCCCPVVGCGNTEVKQSDLVPDQMLRRKIQMLKRQNKT from the exons ATGTCTCTGACCGCTGTTAATGGACCACTGTCGAGCTTGAAATCTTGTCGGGTGGACATCGGGACAGGGATGGACATAGTGACAGATGTGGCCATGGACCTGGCGGAAGCTCAAG GTGCAGATGAAGAGCTGAACCCCGGCATCAAAGAGATGGAGGCCATGATCCTGGAGTGTGCCAGGCTGGACAGAGAGATCAACCACTTTGTTGATGTGGTGGAACGAGTTACGGCTGAG GTTACTTCACAGCAGCCAGAGGCCATGTTCAGCCTGTCGGACAATGTGAAGCAGCAGTTCACAGAAAGACTCGCCAGGCTCTCTGATGCCGAATTGCACAAACACCAGAAAGTAGTGACCTTCAAGGAAAACATCAAGAACTCTCTAATGCAAG CCAACAAAGAGTCAACAGAGAACATGGAGGAGCTAGATGAGGACATCGCTGTTACACAGAGCCAAGTCAACTTCAGCTGCCCACTCACTCAG ATGGAAATGGTGAACCCGGTGAAGAACAAGAAGTGTAACCACCACTATGACGAAGAGGCCATCCTGGGCCTGATCAAAAAACGACAGagccagaaaaagaaatgctg CTGCCCTGTGGTTGGCTGTGGGAACACAGAGGTGAAACAGTCAGACCTCGTCCCAGACCAGATGCTGAGGAGAAAGATCCAGATGCTAAAAAGGCAGAACAAGACGTAg
- the lratd2b gene encoding protein LRATD2 — MGNQVEKLTHLNYAEVPTSDPNGFDPDEDGPRIGVSYIFSNDDDDEQDDNLDHFPPDSRPTNHEEKPFDPEDELECAIYYREESVYERSQGAATHSAESLLNKCRPGDLLEFVTTGQYPHWAVYVGDFQVVHLHRAEIKNNFLTDVSQGKKGRIVNGLYRYRALPPEVIVRNALDHVGSRDRELYWRNSECFAAWCRFGKREFKIGGEIRIGKQPYRLKLIFSEKKSHVLEFQSLEDVIMEKRRNDQIGKDAVMQELASHLNATHEIKEEHFVN, encoded by the coding sequence ATGGGGAACCAGGTGGAGAAGCTAACGCATTTGAATTACGCAGAGGTGCCGACCTCGGACCCGAACGGATTCGACCCGGACGAGGATGGACCGCGGATCGGCGTCTCTTACATTTTCTCCAACGATGACGACGACGAGCAGGACGACAATTTGGATCACTTCCCACCGGACAGCCGTCCGACAAACCACGAAGAGAAGCCCTTTGACCCGGAGGACGAGCTGGAGTGCGCGATTTATTACCGAGAGGAGAGCGTGTATGAGAGGAGCCAAGGAGCCGCGACTCACTCCGCGGAAAGTCTCCTGAACAAGTGCAGACCCGGAGACCTGCTGGAGTTTGTGACCACTGGCCAGTATCCACATTGGGCTGTTTACGTCGGGGACTTCCAGGTGGTTCACCTGCACCGGGCTGAGATAAAGAACAACTTTCTCACTGATGTGAGCCAGGGCAAAAAAGGCAGGATAGTGAACGGCCTCTACAGGTACCGCGCGCTTCCACCGGAGGTGATCGTGCGCAACGCCCTGGACCACGTCGGGTCGAGAGACAGGGAGCTGTACTGGAGAAACTCGGAGTGCTTCGCCGCCTGGTGCCGCTTTGGCAAACGGGAATTCAAAATCGGAGGCGAGATACGGATTGGGAAGCAGCCGTACAGGTTAAAACTCATCTTTTCAGAGAAGAAGAGTCACGTCCTGGAGTTTCAGAGCCTGGAGGACGTGATcatggaaaagaggaggaacGATCAGATCGGCAAAGATGCTGTGATGCAAGAGCTGGCCAGCCATTTGAATGCAACACATGAAATCAAAGAGGAGCATTTTGTCAACTGA